From one Bacteroides fragilis NCTC 9343 genomic stretch:
- a CDS encoding SDR family NAD(P)-dependent oxidoreductase has protein sequence MERKLAVITGADGGMGTEITRAVACAGYDVIMACYSSSKAETKCRELVKETGNEKIEVWQIDLASLASVRAFADRMLRQKTPVALLMNNAGTMETGLHITEDGLERTVSVNYVGPYLLTRLLLPLMGEGTRIVNMVSCTYAIGKLDFPDFFLWGRKGSFWRIPIYSNTKLALLLFTIELAERLRARGITVNAADPGIVSTNIIRMDQWFDPLTDIFFRPFIRTPLQGAATAIGLLLDAEVEGRTATFNLNNHCRLLPEKYTRPDRRAQLWEETERILSEKGFLPINDKR, from the coding sequence ATGGAACGTAAACTTGCTGTTATTACCGGTGCCGACGGCGGGATGGGAACGGAGATTACCCGTGCCGTGGCTTGTGCGGGGTATGATGTAATTATGGCCTGCTATTCATCGTCAAAAGCTGAAACCAAATGCCGGGAGTTGGTGAAAGAAACGGGAAATGAAAAGATAGAGGTATGGCAGATCGACCTTGCTTCACTGGCTTCGGTGAGGGCTTTTGCCGACCGGATGTTACGGCAAAAGACTCCTGTCGCTTTGTTGATGAATAACGCCGGGACCATGGAAACCGGATTGCACATTACGGAAGATGGTTTAGAGCGGACGGTCAGTGTAAATTATGTAGGTCCTTATCTTTTGACGCGTCTTTTGCTTCCCTTGATGGGAGAGGGAACCCGCATTGTCAATATGGTGTCTTGTACCTATGCAATCGGTAAACTGGATTTCCCGGATTTTTTTCTTTGGGGGAGAAAGGGAAGTTTCTGGCGTATTCCTATCTATAGCAATACCAAGCTTGCTTTGTTGCTTTTTACCATTGAACTGGCTGAACGTCTTCGGGCACGCGGGATTACTGTCAATGCGGCCGATCCGGGCATTGTGTCTACCAATATCATACGGATGGACCAGTGGTTCGATCCGCTGACAGACATTTTTTTCCGTCCTTTTATACGTACTCCCCTCCAGGGAGCAGCTACTGCAATCGGATTATTGCTCGATGCGGAAGTGGAGGGACGGACGGCAACGTTTAATTTGAATAATCATTGTCGTCTTCTACCGGAAAAATATACCCGTCCTGACCGAAGGGCACAGCTATGGGAAGAGACGGAACGGATCTTGTCGGAAAAGGGCTTCTTGCCGATAAATGATAAACGGTGA
- a CDS encoding NADH:flavin oxidoreductase produces the protein MNTHSASKLFTPVTIGPLTLRNRTIRSAAFEGMCPGNAPSPMLLDYHRSVAAGGVGMTTIAYASVTRSGLSFPRQLWLRPEIIPGLREVTAAIHAEGAAASIQIGHCGNMSHKSICGVTPISASSGFNIYSPTWVRGMKREELPEMAKAYGRAVCLAREAGFDAVEVHTGHGYLISQFLSPYTNHRKDEYGGSLENRMRFMTMVMNEVMKAAGKDLAVFVKMNMRDGFRGGMEIEETLEVARRLESLGAHALVLSGGFVSKAPMYVMRGAMPIKTLTHYMDCWWLKFGVKLAGRMMIPTVPFKEAYFLEDALKFRSEIKIPLIYVGGLVSREKIDEVLNEGFEAVQMARALLNEPGFVNRMRREEKARCNCGHSNYCIGRMYTIEMACHQHLTEELPLCLKKEIEQLENK, from the coding sequence ATGAACACACATTCTGCTTCTAAGCTTTTCACGCCGGTTACCATCGGACCGCTCACTTTGCGTAACCGTACCATCCGTTCGGCGGCTTTTGAAGGCATGTGCCCGGGAAATGCTCCTTCCCCCATGTTACTCGATTACCATCGTTCTGTGGCCGCCGGAGGCGTGGGAATGACTACCATTGCCTATGCTTCGGTAACACGCAGCGGACTGTCGTTTCCACGGCAATTGTGGCTCCGTCCGGAAATTATTCCCGGTTTGCGTGAAGTGACTGCCGCTATTCATGCCGAAGGTGCCGCCGCCAGCATACAGATAGGGCATTGCGGCAATATGTCTCATAAGAGTATTTGCGGAGTTACCCCAATTTCTGCTTCGTCAGGTTTCAATATTTATTCGCCTACTTGGGTGCGGGGGATGAAACGCGAAGAGTTGCCGGAGATGGCAAAAGCTTACGGGCGTGCTGTCTGCCTGGCTCGCGAAGCCGGTTTTGATGCCGTCGAGGTACATACGGGACACGGCTATCTGATCAGTCAGTTTCTGTCGCCTTATACCAATCACCGGAAAGATGAATACGGAGGATCGTTGGAGAATAGGATGCGTTTCATGACGATGGTGATGAACGAGGTGATGAAGGCGGCCGGTAAGGATCTGGCAGTATTTGTGAAGATGAATATGCGTGATGGCTTTCGGGGCGGAATGGAAATAGAAGAGACGCTCGAGGTAGCCAGGCGACTCGAATCTTTGGGGGCTCATGCGTTGGTTTTGAGCGGAGGATTTGTCAGTAAAGCCCCTATGTACGTCATGCGTGGGGCCATGCCTATCAAGACCCTGACACATTATATGGATTGTTGGTGGTTGAAGTTCGGCGTCAAATTGGCGGGGAGGATGATGATACCGACTGTTCCTTTCAAAGAAGCCTATTTTCTGGAAGATGCTCTGAAGTTTCGTTCGGAAATTAAAATTCCTTTGATCTATGTCGGCGGACTTGTTTCCCGTGAGAAAATAGATGAAGTGCTGAACGAAGGGTTCGAAGCCGTGCAGATGGCACGTGCTTTACTCAACGAACCGGGGTTTGTCAATCGGATGCGTCGGGAAGAGAAAGCACGCTGTAATTGCGGTCATAGTAATTATTGCATTGGGAGGATGTACACGATCGAAATGGCTTGCCATCAGCATCTGACAGAAGAACTTCCTCTTTGCCTGAAAAAAGAAATAGAACAGTTGGAGAATAAATGA
- a CDS encoding DUF1295 domain-containing protein — protein MSIESFNLLLLVMGLVALVVFIALYFVRAGYGMFRSRSWGISVNNKIAWILMEAPVFLVMGWLWWHSDRRFLPVELTFFLFFQLHYFQRAFVFPFLMKGKSKMPVLILLMGVIFNILNGLMQGEWIFYLAPSDYYTPGWLLTPCFWIGTLLFFAGMGINWHSDSVIRHLRAPGDTRHYLPQRGMYRYVTSANYLGEIVEWVGWAILTWSLSGCIFAWWTVANLVPRADAIWHRYREEFGTQVGLKKRIFPFLY, from the coding sequence ATGAGTATAGAAAGCTTTAATCTGCTTCTTTTAGTAATGGGCCTGGTGGCTTTGGTCGTATTCATAGCCCTTTATTTTGTCAGGGCGGGATATGGCATGTTTCGCAGCCGTTCCTGGGGAATCTCGGTGAATAATAAGATAGCCTGGATTCTGATGGAAGCTCCTGTCTTTCTGGTTATGGGATGGTTGTGGTGGCATTCCGACCGACGTTTTTTACCTGTCGAACTCACTTTCTTTCTTTTTTTCCAACTACATTACTTCCAAAGGGCTTTTGTTTTTCCTTTCCTGATGAAAGGAAAGAGCAAGATGCCGGTACTCATTCTTTTGATGGGAGTGATCTTTAATATTCTCAACGGACTGATGCAGGGAGAATGGATATTCTATCTTGCTCCCTCGGACTATTATACACCCGGATGGTTGCTGACTCCTTGCTTTTGGATAGGAACCCTTTTATTTTTTGCCGGAATGGGGATCAACTGGCATTCGGATTCAGTCATCCGTCATCTGCGTGCTCCCGGAGATACCCGTCATTACCTTCCTCAAAGAGGCATGTATCGATATGTGACCTCTGCCAATTATTTGGGTGAAATTGTAGAGTGGGTAGGCTGGGCTATTCTCACTTGGTCTTTGTCCGGATGTATTTTCGCCTGGTGGACTGTTGCCAATCTTGTTCCGAGAGCAGATGCTATCTGGCATCGCTATCGGGAAGAGTTTGGGACGCAGGTCGGATTGAAGAAACGAATTTTTCCTTTCTTATATTAA
- a CDS encoding citrate/2-methylcitrate synthase has protein sequence MKKEYLIYKLSEAMKDCTRIDNELFPKFDVKRGLRNEDGTGVLVGLTKIGNVVGYERIPGGGLKPIPGKLFYRGYDLEDLAHAILKEKRFGFEEVAYLLLSGSLPDKEELASFRELINDNMPLEQKTKMNIIELEGNNIMNILARSVLEMYRFDPNPDDTSRDNLMRQSIDLISKFPTIIAYAFNMLRHATFGRSLHIRHPQENLSIAENFLYMLKRDYTELDARTLDLLLVLQAEHGGGNNSTFTVRVTSSTGTDTYSAIAAGIGSLKGPLHGGANIQVADMFHHLQENIQDWTNVDEIDTYFTRMLNKEVYNKTGLIYGIGHAVYTISDPRAVLLKELARDLAHEKGREREFAFLELLEERAIATFGKIKNNGKTVSSNVDFYSGFVYEMIGLPQEIYTPLFAMARIVGWCAHRNEELNFEGKRIIRPAYKNVLEEEQYVPLKKR, from the coding sequence ATGAAAAAAGAATATTTGATTTATAAACTCTCCGAGGCAATGAAGGATTGTACCCGGATTGATAACGAATTGTTTCCAAAATTTGACGTTAAACGGGGGCTTCGCAATGAAGACGGTACAGGTGTATTGGTCGGATTGACTAAGATTGGTAATGTCGTAGGATACGAACGAATCCCCGGAGGTGGTCTGAAGCCGATCCCGGGAAAGTTATTTTACCGTGGATATGACCTGGAAGATTTAGCCCACGCCATTTTAAAAGAAAAACGTTTCGGATTTGAAGAGGTGGCCTACCTGCTGTTATCCGGCAGTTTGCCCGATAAGGAAGAACTGGCTTCGTTTCGCGAGCTGATCAATGATAATATGCCTTTGGAGCAGAAGACCAAGATGAATATCATTGAACTTGAAGGAAACAATATTATGAATATTCTAGCGCGCAGCGTACTCGAGATGTATCGTTTCGATCCTAATCCGGATGATACTTCACGTGACAACCTGATGCGTCAGAGCATCGATCTGATCTCGAAATTCCCGACCATTATTGCTTATGCTTTTAACATGTTGCGTCATGCCACCTTCGGGCGTTCGTTACACATTCGTCATCCGCAGGAGAATCTGTCGATTGCCGAAAACTTTCTCTATATGCTGAAACGCGATTATACCGAGCTGGATGCGCGTACACTCGACCTTTTGTTGGTGCTTCAGGCAGAGCACGGAGGAGGTAACAACTCTACGTTTACTGTCCGGGTAACTTCGTCTACCGGTACAGATACATACTCGGCCATTGCCGCAGGCATCGGGTCGCTGAAAGGCCCGCTTCACGGAGGAGCCAATATTCAGGTAGCCGATATGTTCCATCATTTACAGGAAAATATTCAGGACTGGACCAATGTAGACGAAATCGATACTTACTTTACCCGTATGTTGAATAAGGAGGTTTACAATAAGACCGGATTGATATATGGCATCGGGCATGCCGTATATACCATTTCCGATCCGCGAGCTGTGTTGCTGAAGGAACTCGCACGTGACTTGGCACACGAGAAAGGTCGTGAACGGGAGTTTGCTTTTCTTGAACTTTTGGAAGAACGTGCTATCGCTACTTTCGGTAAGATTAAGAATAATGGGAAAACAGTATCCAGCAACGTTGATTTTTATTCCGGTTTTGTTTATGAGATGATTGGCCTGCCGCAGGAAATCTATACCCCCTTGTTTGCCATGGCGCGTATCGTGGGTTGGTGTGCCCATCGCAACGAAGAGTTGAATTTTGAAGGTAAACGTATCATTCGTCCGGCTTATAAAAATGTGTTGGAAGAAGAACAATATGTACCGTTAAAGAAACGGTAA
- the icd gene encoding NADP-dependent isocitrate dehydrogenase, with amino-acid sequence MSKITKQQNGVLSVPDVPTIPFITGDGVGAEITPAMQAIVDAAVDMSYGGVRRIEWKEVLAGERAFRATGSWLPDETMEVFKEYLIGIKGPLTTPVGGGIRSLNVALRQTLDLYVCLRPVRWFRGVVSPVKEPEKVKMYIFRENTEDIYAGIEWEAGTPEAKKFYRFLHEEMGVSKVRFPETSSFGVKPVSREGTERLVRAACRYALQHELPSVTLVHKGNIMKFTEGGFKKWGYELAEREFADALASGKLVIKDCIADAFLQNTLLIPEEYSVIATLNLNGDYISDQLAAMVGGIGIAPGANINYDSGHAIFEATHGTAPNIAGKNVVNPCSLILSAVMMLEYIGWQEPADLIVEALEASFAEGKATNDLARFMHKGQPLSTSEFTREIINRIKN; translated from the coding sequence ATGAGTAAAATTACCAAACAGCAAAATGGAGTATTGTCAGTGCCGGATGTACCGACAATACCTTTTATAACGGGTGATGGAGTAGGAGCGGAAATAACTCCGGCCATGCAGGCGATAGTAGATGCGGCGGTAGACATGTCGTATGGTGGTGTCCGGCGCATCGAATGGAAAGAAGTACTGGCCGGTGAACGTGCTTTCCGGGCTACCGGTTCGTGGTTGCCGGACGAAACGATGGAGGTTTTCAAGGAGTATCTGATAGGCATCAAAGGACCGTTGACTACTCCGGTAGGAGGAGGAATACGTTCGTTAAACGTGGCTTTGCGCCAGACACTCGATTTATATGTCTGCCTGCGTCCGGTACGTTGGTTCCGCGGAGTGGTGTCTCCGGTCAAAGAGCCCGAAAAGGTGAAAATGTACATCTTTCGTGAGAACACGGAAGATATCTATGCCGGTATCGAATGGGAAGCAGGCACTCCGGAAGCTAAGAAGTTCTACCGGTTCTTGCACGAAGAGATGGGAGTCAGTAAAGTACGTTTCCCCGAAACCTCTTCTTTTGGTGTGAAACCGGTTTCGCGTGAGGGGACGGAGCGTCTGGTACGCGCTGCCTGCCGTTATGCGTTGCAGCATGAATTGCCCTCGGTCACCTTGGTGCACAAAGGTAATATCATGAAATTCACAGAAGGAGGTTTTAAGAAGTGGGGGTACGAATTGGCTGAGCGGGAGTTTGCAGATGCTCTTGCCTCAGGTAAACTGGTGATCAAAGACTGTATAGCCGATGCCTTTTTGCAGAACACTCTTTTGATTCCTGAAGAATATTCGGTCATTGCCACTCTGAATCTGAACGGAGACTATATTTCCGACCAACTGGCTGCGATGGTAGGTGGCATTGGTATTGCACCGGGAGCCAATATCAATTATGATTCCGGACACGCCATCTTTGAGGCCACTCATGGGACAGCCCCCAATATTGCCGGAAAGAATGTGGTGAATCCCTGTTCACTGATACTTTCGGCCGTTATGATGCTTGAATATATAGGCTGGCAAGAACCCGCCGATCTTATCGTCGAGGCGCTTGAAGCCAGTTTTGCCGAGGGGAAAGCCACTAATGACCTGGCACGTTTCATGCACAAAGGCCAGCCGCTCTCTACTTCGGAATTTACCCGGGAAATCATTAACCGAATTAAAAATTAA
- a CDS encoding aconitate hydratase, producing MVYDLNMLKSFYASYKGKMEHVRAALKRPLTLAEKILYTHLYNVADLKNYERGEDYVNFRPDRVAMQDATAQMALLQFMNAGKEAVAVPSTVHCDHLIQAYRGAERDIETATQTNREVYDFLRDVSSRYGIGFWKPGAGIIHQVVLENYAFPGGMMVGTDSHTPNAGGLGMVAIGVGGADAVDVMTGMEWELKMPKLIGVRLTGELNGWTAPKDVILKLAGILTVKGGTNAIIEYFGPGTASLSATGKATICNMGAEVGATTSLFPYDERMAVYLKATGREEVAAMADSVAADLRADDEVMARPDDFYDRVIEINLSELEPYINGPFTPDAATPISEFAEKVVTNGYPRKMEVGLIGSCTNSSYQDISRAASVARQVNEKNLGVAAPLIVNPGSEQIRATAERDGMMDVFEKMGATIMANACGPCIGQWKRHTDDPTRKNSIVTSFNRNFAKRADGNPNTFAFVASPEIVLALTIAGDLCFNPLKDRLVNHDGEKVKLSEPQGDELPSAGFVAGNQGYQAPGGEKNEIRVAPDSQRLQLLTPFPAWDGNDFLNMPLLIKAQGKCTTDHISMAGPWLRFRGHLENISDNMLMGAVNAFNGETNKVWNRLTNTYETVSGTAKQYKADGISSIVVAEENYGEGSSREHAAMEPRFLHVKVILAKSFARIHETNLKKQGMLAVTFADKADYDRIREHDLISVVGLKEFSPGRNLEVILHHEDGTEERFAVQHTYNEQQISWFRAGSALNAK from the coding sequence ATGGTATATGATTTGAATATGTTGAAGAGCTTCTATGCTTCCTATAAAGGGAAGATGGAGCATGTTCGTGCAGCCTTGAAACGTCCTTTGACGTTGGCTGAAAAGATTTTGTATACACATTTGTATAATGTGGCGGATTTAAAAAATTATGAAAGGGGTGAAGACTATGTCAACTTTCGCCCGGACCGCGTTGCTATGCAGGATGCTACTGCTCAGATGGCTCTGTTGCAATTTATGAATGCGGGTAAAGAAGCGGTGGCAGTACCTTCCACGGTTCATTGCGACCACCTGATACAAGCTTATCGGGGGGCTGAACGTGATATTGAAACTGCTACACAAACCAATCGGGAGGTGTACGATTTTCTGCGTGATGTCTCTTCCCGTTATGGCATCGGTTTCTGGAAACCGGGAGCGGGTATCATTCACCAGGTAGTACTTGAAAATTATGCTTTTCCGGGTGGGATGATGGTCGGTACAGACTCACATACTCCCAATGCAGGAGGTCTCGGAATGGTAGCTATCGGTGTAGGCGGAGCCGATGCTGTGGATGTAATGACAGGTATGGAGTGGGAACTTAAGATGCCAAAACTGATTGGAGTCCGTTTGACAGGAGAGTTGAACGGATGGACAGCTCCGAAAGACGTGATACTGAAACTGGCGGGCATCTTGACCGTGAAGGGTGGGACGAATGCCATTATCGAATATTTTGGCCCGGGTACAGCTTCGCTATCGGCTACAGGAAAGGCCACCATCTGCAATATGGGTGCCGAAGTGGGGGCAACCACTTCACTATTCCCGTATGATGAACGGATGGCTGTTTATCTGAAAGCAACCGGACGTGAAGAAGTAGCTGCGATGGCTGACAGTGTAGCTGCCGACTTGCGTGCAGATGACGAAGTGATGGCACGACCGGACGATTTTTATGACCGGGTTATTGAGATAAACCTTTCCGAACTGGAACCTTATATTAATGGTCCGTTTACTCCGGACGCTGCTACTCCTATTTCAGAGTTTGCAGAGAAAGTGGTAACAAACGGTTATCCCCGGAAGATGGAAGTGGGGTTGATAGGATCTTGTACCAACTCTTCTTATCAGGATATCAGCCGTGCCGCTTCTGTTGCCAGGCAGGTGAATGAAAAGAATCTGGGAGTGGCGGCACCGCTGATTGTGAATCCGGGATCCGAACAGATTCGTGCTACGGCCGAGCGTGACGGCATGATGGATGTGTTCGAAAAGATGGGAGCTACGATTATGGCTAATGCCTGTGGTCCCTGTATCGGACAGTGGAAACGCCATACGGACGATCCGACCCGTAAAAACTCGATAGTGACTTCCTTTAACCGTAATTTTGCCAAACGTGCCGACGGTAATCCGAATACTTTTGCTTTTGTGGCTTCTCCTGAAATTGTTTTGGCATTGACTATTGCCGGAGACCTTTGTTTCAATCCGCTGAAAGACCGTTTGGTGAATCATGACGGTGAAAAGGTGAAACTCAGTGAACCTCAAGGTGACGAACTTCCATCAGCCGGATTTGTAGCTGGTAATCAGGGATATCAGGCTCCCGGCGGTGAGAAAAACGAGATCAGAGTGGCTCCCGATTCTCAACGGTTGCAGTTGTTGACTCCTTTCCCCGCGTGGGATGGCAATGATTTTCTCAATATGCCGTTGCTTATCAAAGCACAGGGTAAGTGTACGACAGACCATATTTCGATGGCGGGTCCCTGGCTTCGGTTCCGGGGGCATCTGGAGAATATATCTGATAATATGCTGATGGGAGCGGTGAATGCTTTCAATGGCGAAACGAATAAGGTATGGAATCGTTTGACCAATACCTATGAAACTGTTTCGGGTACGGCTAAACAGTATAAGGCGGACGGTATCTCTTCCATCGTTGTGGCCGAAGAAAATTACGGTGAAGGTTCCAGTCGTGAGCATGCCGCTATGGAACCGCGTTTCCTTCATGTAAAGGTGATCCTGGCTAAGAGTTTTGCCCGTATCCATGAGACTAATCTGAAAAAGCAAGGTATGCTGGCTGTTACATTTGCAGACAAGGCCGATTATGACCGGATTCGTGAGCACGATTTGATCTCGGTAGTCGGATTGAAAGAGTTTTCACCCGGACGCAATCTGGAGGTGATATTGCACCACGAAGATGGTACGGAAGAACGGTTCGCTGTACAACATACTTACAATGAACAACAGATCAGCTGGTTCCGTGCCGGTTCTGCTTTGAATGCAAAATAG
- a CDS encoding AAA domain-containing protein, translating into MNDNKIKSSSPLSDLQHQQLLLRMEYEYEKEEFRRQTETMGIARKVKRGLCWYPVGTGRSFYNSLNQLVIEIERKEDKDIEHVFEFGRPVCFFEQGYDGKIHYFNSICTVSYADEERMVVAVPGAGSLLEIQGAERLGVQLYFDETSYRTMFEALEDVIRAKGNRLAELRDILLSKQPSCWRATYPVRFPWLNSTQEAAVNKVLCAKDVAIVHGPPGTGKTTTLVEAIYETLHRENQVLVCAQSNTAVDWIAEKLVDRGVPVLRIGNPSRVNDKMLSFTYERRFEGHPAYTELWGIRKSIREMGNRMRKSSYSEREAARSRINHLRERATELEIQINEDLFSGARVIASTLVSSNHRILTGRRFTTLFIDEAAQALEAACWIAIRKADRVIFAGDHCQLPPTIKCIEAARNGLEQTLMEKVAANKQETVSLLKVQYRMHQSIMQFSSEWFYQGELQAAPEVTNRGILDLDLPMSWIDTSEMEFHEEFVGESFGRINKPEANLLLQELEAYIRKIGEKRVLEERIDFGLISPYKAQVQYLRGKLKGCLFFRPFRSQITIHTVDGFQGQERDVIFISLVRANEDGQIGFLNDLRRMNVAITRARMKLVILGDAVTMSKHAFYKKLIGYIRHISQGL; encoded by the coding sequence ATGAATGATAATAAAATAAAGTCTTCTTCTCCACTCAGTGATCTTCAGCATCAGCAACTTTTGCTACGCATGGAATATGAATACGAGAAAGAAGAATTCCGCCGGCAGACAGAGACGATGGGCATTGCACGGAAAGTAAAACGAGGGCTCTGCTGGTATCCGGTCGGGACGGGACGGAGTTTCTACAATTCACTGAACCAATTGGTCATCGAAATAGAAAGGAAAGAAGATAAAGACATCGAACATGTATTCGAATTCGGACGTCCGGTTTGCTTTTTCGAACAGGGATATGACGGAAAAATACATTATTTCAATTCCATCTGTACAGTCAGTTATGCCGACGAGGAGCGTATGGTAGTAGCCGTACCCGGTGCCGGATCTCTACTTGAAATACAAGGAGCAGAACGTCTGGGAGTACAACTCTATTTTGATGAAACCTCCTATCGTACCATGTTCGAAGCGCTGGAAGATGTGATTCGCGCCAAAGGCAACCGCCTTGCCGAACTACGTGATATATTGCTAAGCAAGCAACCCTCCTGCTGGAGGGCAACCTATCCGGTCCGTTTCCCTTGGTTGAACAGCACTCAGGAAGCAGCAGTCAACAAAGTACTTTGCGCCAAAGACGTAGCCATCGTTCACGGTCCTCCGGGGACCGGAAAGACCACCACTCTTGTAGAAGCCATCTACGAGACCTTGCACCGCGAAAATCAAGTCCTGGTCTGTGCACAAAGCAACACGGCCGTCGACTGGATTGCCGAGAAGCTGGTGGACCGCGGAGTACCTGTATTGCGTATCGGCAATCCGAGCCGGGTAAATGACAAGATGCTTTCATTTACTTACGAACGCCGTTTCGAGGGGCATCCGGCCTATACCGAACTCTGGGGAATACGTAAATCGATCCGGGAAATGGGAAACCGGATGCGCAAAAGCAGTTACTCGGAACGGGAAGCTGCACGTAGCCGCATCAATCATCTGAGGGAGCGTGCCACGGAGCTGGAAATACAAATCAATGAAGATCTGTTTTCGGGGGCACGGGTCATCGCTTCCACATTGGTCAGCAGTAACCACCGTATCCTGACCGGCCGGCGATTTACCACACTCTTTATCGACGAGGCAGCACAAGCCCTTGAGGCTGCCTGTTGGATAGCCATCCGAAAAGCAGACCGCGTCATCTTTGCCGGAGACCATTGTCAGTTGCCTCCCACAATAAAATGCATAGAAGCGGCCCGGAACGGGTTGGAACAAACATTAATGGAAAAAGTAGCAGCCAACAAGCAGGAAACGGTCTCACTCCTGAAAGTTCAGTACCGCATGCATCAGTCTATTATGCAATTCTCCTCCGAATGGTTCTACCAAGGCGAACTACAAGCCGCCCCCGAAGTGACCAACCGGGGGATACTCGATCTGGACCTGCCCATGAGTTGGATTGACACCTCCGAAATGGAGTTCCACGAAGAATTTGTAGGAGAAAGCTTCGGCCGCATCAATAAACCGGAAGCAAACTTATTGTTGCAAGAACTTGAAGCATACATCCGCAAAATCGGTGAGAAGCGTGTATTGGAAGAGCGTATAGACTTCGGCCTTATCTCCCCTTACAAAGCGCAGGTACAGTATCTGAGAGGAAAACTCAAAGGCTGTTTATTCTTCCGCCCCTTCCGTAGCCAGATCACCATCCATACAGTAGATGGTTTTCAGGGACAGGAGCGTGATGTCATTTTCATCAGCCTCGTCCGCGCTAACGAAGATGGACAAATCGGTTTTCTCAACGACTTGCGCCGAATGAACGTAGCCATCACCCGCGCCCGAATGAAACTGGTTATATTAGGAGATGCGGTCACAATGAGCAAGCATGCTTTCTATAAGAAATTGATCGGATATATCCGGCACATCAGCCAAGGACTCTGA